From Triticum aestivum cultivar Chinese Spring chromosome 4A, IWGSC CS RefSeq v2.1, whole genome shotgun sequence, a single genomic window includes:
- the LOC123085637 gene encoding calmodulin-binding protein 60 D isoform X3 — translation MDLKRVLDIVEEEVVDGDEEELASPDAKRRRTLLNSSSMQEAIGAQYMQKHLPKLEPFLRRVVQEEVHNVLIRHIDSAHRLPLQLKTSSKRYKLQFQGNLPQTLFTGNRVEAENKQPLRIVLTDAVNNQLITSGPLSSMKVELLVLDGDFNADERLEHTEKEFSESIVFEREGKRPLLSGEVVIVLEKGVGSVRDISFTDNSSWIRSRKFRLGARMSRASSIEERVQEAVSNPFLVKDHRGEVYKKHHPPALADDVWRLEKIGKDGVFHKKLADFGIHTVQDFLRNLVMDQYGLRGLLGSGMSNKMWESTVEHARECVLDDKLYSYCSGHGIILLFNCIHEIIGVVVGSNCFSVNALTATQKALVVKLQQDAYKFPGRIVEFKVQSQSADQSPTAPAPPGPASAQMPGIPPQGGQSSPTRRGEPTATGPWPAAPPRCRPGPGGCSAPAPPPPPP, via the exons ATGGATTTGAAGAGGGTGCTGGACAtcgtggaggaggaggtggtggacggcgacgaggaggagctcgcctccCCGGACGCCAAGCGCCGGCGAACGCTTCTCAA TAGTAGCTCGATGCAGGAGGCCATTGGCGCGCAGTACATGCAGAAGCATCTGCCCAAGCTGGAGCCCTTTCTGCGCCGAGTT GTGCAGGAAGAAGTGCACAATGTTCTTATCCGCCACATCGATTCGGCTCACAG GCTTCCACTTCAGTTAAAGACGAGCAGCAAAAGATACAAGCTGCAGTTCCAGGGCAACCTGCCTCAGACCCTTTTCACGGGCAACAGGGTAGAAGCAGAGAACAAGCAGCCACTTCGAATTGTTCTCACCGACGCCGTCAACAACCAGCTGATCACCTCAGGCCCCTTGTCCTCCATGAAGGTGGAGCTCCTCGTTCTCGACGGCGACTTCAACGCCGACGAGCGCCTTGAGCACACCGAAAAGGAGTTCAGCGAGAGCATAGTCTTCGAGAGAGAAGGCAAGAGGCCGCTGCTGTCCGGTGAGGTGGTCATTGTGCTCGAGAAAGGCGTGGGCTCTGTCCGCGACATCTCCTTCACGGACAACTCTAGCTGGATCAGAAGCAGGAAGTTCAGGCTCGGCGCGAGGATGTCTCGCGCCAGCTCCATCGAAGAGAGGGTGCAGGAGGCTGTCAGCAATCCCTTCCTGGTGAAGGATCACCGTGGTGAAG TGTACAAGAAGCATCACCCTCCTGCGTTGGCTGACGACGTATGGCGTTTGGAAAAGATTGGGAAAGACGGCGTTTTCCACAAGAAGCTCGCTGACTTTGGCATCCACACCGTTCAGGACTTCCTCAGGAACTTGGTGATGGATCAATATGGACTGCGCGGC TTGCTCGGCAGTGGGATGTCGAACAAAATGTGGGAGTCAACCGTGGAGCATGCCCGGGAGTGCGTCCTGGACGACAAGCTCTACTCCTACTGCAGCGGGCACGGGATCATCCTGCTCTTCAACTGCATCCATGAAATCATCGGGGTGGTGGTCGGGAGTAACTGCTTCTCCGTGAACGCCCTCACCGCAACGCAGAAG GCGCTGGTGGTGAAGCTGCAGCAGGACGCCTACAAGTTCCCCGGCCGCATCGTGGAATTCAAGGTGCAGTCGCAGAGCGCCGACCAGTCGCCGACAGCGCCGGCGCCGCCGGGTCCAGCGAGCGCGCAGATGCCGGGCATTCCTCCTCAAGGTGGTCAGTCTTCTCCCACCAG GCGAGGCGAACCCACAGCCACAGGACCATGGCCTGCTGCCCCTCCACGATGCCGCCCTGGGCCTGGAGGATGTTCTGCACcagcaccaccaccgccaccaccatag
- the LOC123085637 gene encoding calmodulin-binding protein 60 D isoform X1 produces the protein MDLKRVLDIVEEEVVDGDEEELASPDAKRRRTLLNSSSMQEAIGAQYMQKHLPKLEPFLRRVVQEEVHNVLIRHIDSAHRLPLQLKTSSKRYKLQFQGNLPQTLFTGNRVEAENKQPLRIVLTDAVNNQLITSGPLSSMKVELLVLDGDFNADERLEHTEKEFSESIVFEREGKRPLLSGEVVIVLEKGVGSVRDISFTDNSSWIRSRKFRLGARMSRASSIEERVQEAVSNPFLVKDHRGEVYKKHHPPALADDVWRLEKIGKDGVFHKKLADFGIHTVQDFLRNLVMDQYGLRGLLGSGMSNKMWESTVEHARECVLDDKLYSYCSGHGIILLFNCIHEIIGVVVGSNCFSVNALTATQKALVVKLQQDAYKFPGRIVEFKVQSQSADQSPTAPAPPGPASAQMPGIPPQGGEANPQPQDHGLLPLHDAALGLEDVLHQHHHRHHHSEPWITNGFDATRDPFDMLQFSGPSQPCGLLLSSTGARL, from the exons ATGGATTTGAAGAGGGTGCTGGACAtcgtggaggaggaggtggtggacggcgacgaggaggagctcgcctccCCGGACGCCAAGCGCCGGCGAACGCTTCTCAA TAGTAGCTCGATGCAGGAGGCCATTGGCGCGCAGTACATGCAGAAGCATCTGCCCAAGCTGGAGCCCTTTCTGCGCCGAGTT GTGCAGGAAGAAGTGCACAATGTTCTTATCCGCCACATCGATTCGGCTCACAG GCTTCCACTTCAGTTAAAGACGAGCAGCAAAAGATACAAGCTGCAGTTCCAGGGCAACCTGCCTCAGACCCTTTTCACGGGCAACAGGGTAGAAGCAGAGAACAAGCAGCCACTTCGAATTGTTCTCACCGACGCCGTCAACAACCAGCTGATCACCTCAGGCCCCTTGTCCTCCATGAAGGTGGAGCTCCTCGTTCTCGACGGCGACTTCAACGCCGACGAGCGCCTTGAGCACACCGAAAAGGAGTTCAGCGAGAGCATAGTCTTCGAGAGAGAAGGCAAGAGGCCGCTGCTGTCCGGTGAGGTGGTCATTGTGCTCGAGAAAGGCGTGGGCTCTGTCCGCGACATCTCCTTCACGGACAACTCTAGCTGGATCAGAAGCAGGAAGTTCAGGCTCGGCGCGAGGATGTCTCGCGCCAGCTCCATCGAAGAGAGGGTGCAGGAGGCTGTCAGCAATCCCTTCCTGGTGAAGGATCACCGTGGTGAAG TGTACAAGAAGCATCACCCTCCTGCGTTGGCTGACGACGTATGGCGTTTGGAAAAGATTGGGAAAGACGGCGTTTTCCACAAGAAGCTCGCTGACTTTGGCATCCACACCGTTCAGGACTTCCTCAGGAACTTGGTGATGGATCAATATGGACTGCGCGGC TTGCTCGGCAGTGGGATGTCGAACAAAATGTGGGAGTCAACCGTGGAGCATGCCCGGGAGTGCGTCCTGGACGACAAGCTCTACTCCTACTGCAGCGGGCACGGGATCATCCTGCTCTTCAACTGCATCCATGAAATCATCGGGGTGGTGGTCGGGAGTAACTGCTTCTCCGTGAACGCCCTCACCGCAACGCAGAAG GCGCTGGTGGTGAAGCTGCAGCAGGACGCCTACAAGTTCCCCGGCCGCATCGTGGAATTCAAGGTGCAGTCGCAGAGCGCCGACCAGTCGCCGACAGCGCCGGCGCCGCCGGGTCCAGCGAGCGCGCAGATGCCGGGCATTCCTCCTCAAGGTG GCGAGGCGAACCCACAGCCACAGGACCATGGCCTGCTGCCCCTCCACGATGCCGCCCTGGGCCTGGAGGATGTTCTGCACcagcaccaccaccgccaccaccatagcGAGCCCTGGATCACCAATGGCTTCGACGCGACGAGGGACCCTTTCGACATGCTGCAGTTCAGTGGGCCGTCTCAGCCGTGCGGGCTGCTGCTCTCCAGCACCGGGGCGAGGTTGTGA
- the LOC123085637 gene encoding calmodulin-binding protein 60 D isoform X2, with translation MDLKRVLDIVEEEVVDGDEEELASPDAKRRRTLLNSSSMQEAIGAQYMQKHLPKLEPFLRRVVQEEVHNVLIRHIDSAHRLPLQLKTSSKRYKLQFQGNLPQTLFTGNRVEAENKQPLRIVLTDAVNNQLITSGPLSSMKVELLVLDGDFNADERLEHTEKEFSESIVFEREGKRPLLSGEVVIVLEKGVGSVRDISFTDNSSWIRSRKFRLGARMSRASSIEERVQEAVSNPFLVKDHRGEVYKKHHPPALADDVWRLEKIGKDGVFHKKLADFGIHTVQDFLRNLVMDQYGLRGLLGSGMSNKMWESTVEHARECVLDDKLYSYCSGHGIILLFNCIHEIIGVVVGSNCFSVNALTATQKALVVKLQQDAYKFPGRIVEFKVQSQSADQSPTAPAPPGPASAQMPGIPPQGEANPQPQDHGLLPLHDAALGLEDVLHQHHHRHHHSEPWITNGFDATRDPFDMLQFSGPSQPCGLLLSSTGARL, from the exons ATGGATTTGAAGAGGGTGCTGGACAtcgtggaggaggaggtggtggacggcgacgaggaggagctcgcctccCCGGACGCCAAGCGCCGGCGAACGCTTCTCAA TAGTAGCTCGATGCAGGAGGCCATTGGCGCGCAGTACATGCAGAAGCATCTGCCCAAGCTGGAGCCCTTTCTGCGCCGAGTT GTGCAGGAAGAAGTGCACAATGTTCTTATCCGCCACATCGATTCGGCTCACAG GCTTCCACTTCAGTTAAAGACGAGCAGCAAAAGATACAAGCTGCAGTTCCAGGGCAACCTGCCTCAGACCCTTTTCACGGGCAACAGGGTAGAAGCAGAGAACAAGCAGCCACTTCGAATTGTTCTCACCGACGCCGTCAACAACCAGCTGATCACCTCAGGCCCCTTGTCCTCCATGAAGGTGGAGCTCCTCGTTCTCGACGGCGACTTCAACGCCGACGAGCGCCTTGAGCACACCGAAAAGGAGTTCAGCGAGAGCATAGTCTTCGAGAGAGAAGGCAAGAGGCCGCTGCTGTCCGGTGAGGTGGTCATTGTGCTCGAGAAAGGCGTGGGCTCTGTCCGCGACATCTCCTTCACGGACAACTCTAGCTGGATCAGAAGCAGGAAGTTCAGGCTCGGCGCGAGGATGTCTCGCGCCAGCTCCATCGAAGAGAGGGTGCAGGAGGCTGTCAGCAATCCCTTCCTGGTGAAGGATCACCGTGGTGAAG TGTACAAGAAGCATCACCCTCCTGCGTTGGCTGACGACGTATGGCGTTTGGAAAAGATTGGGAAAGACGGCGTTTTCCACAAGAAGCTCGCTGACTTTGGCATCCACACCGTTCAGGACTTCCTCAGGAACTTGGTGATGGATCAATATGGACTGCGCGGC TTGCTCGGCAGTGGGATGTCGAACAAAATGTGGGAGTCAACCGTGGAGCATGCCCGGGAGTGCGTCCTGGACGACAAGCTCTACTCCTACTGCAGCGGGCACGGGATCATCCTGCTCTTCAACTGCATCCATGAAATCATCGGGGTGGTGGTCGGGAGTAACTGCTTCTCCGTGAACGCCCTCACCGCAACGCAGAAG GCGCTGGTGGTGAAGCTGCAGCAGGACGCCTACAAGTTCCCCGGCCGCATCGTGGAATTCAAGGTGCAGTCGCAGAGCGCCGACCAGTCGCCGACAGCGCCGGCGCCGCCGGGTCCAGCGAGCGCGCAGATGCCGGGCATTCCTCCTCAAG GCGAGGCGAACCCACAGCCACAGGACCATGGCCTGCTGCCCCTCCACGATGCCGCCCTGGGCCTGGAGGATGTTCTGCACcagcaccaccaccgccaccaccatagcGAGCCCTGGATCACCAATGGCTTCGACGCGACGAGGGACCCTTTCGACATGCTGCAGTTCAGTGGGCCGTCTCAGCCGTGCGGGCTGCTGCTCTCCAGCACCGGGGCGAGGTTGTGA